The Glandiceps talaboti chromosome 9, keGlaTala1.1, whole genome shotgun sequence genome window below encodes:
- the LOC144439640 gene encoding uncharacterized protein LOC144439640 has product MMDKAMDESIGTITPAMISDVAKGCENLNIPMAILLVIIQILQKWFVIYGKKHLIETDLDVIVDRIARLIALEDETPHKFDIRSGRSTERNFHMCGQKNTVQTDVEFHIHTSDNYDFTSGYRLLAVTENKTTEQRIDHWFPQMMCQQVTAAKESCFSTPDHYVVYNVSLCGRDEVFLSRSHVHKGLIEREGLCVHDNPPTQPSYLFYCTESEKITLSFNMLPVLNVYIAMKALLLLHRKVNRSNEPAKQPLY; this is encoded by the exons ATGATGGACAAAGCAATGGATGAAAGTATTGGTACGATCACCCCTGCCATGATATCAGATGTAGCAAAG GGGTGTGAAAACTTGAATATACCAATGGCTATACTGCTTGTAATAATACAGATATTACAGAAGTGGTTCGTCATCTATGGCAAAAAGCATTTGATTGAAACAGACTTAGATGTAATAGTCGACAGGATTGCACGTTTGATCGCATTAGAAGATGAAACACCTCATAAATTTGACATCAG gTCTGGACGTTCTACTGAAAGGAACTTCCATATGTGTGGTCAAAAAAACACAGTCCAAACCGATGTTGAATTTCACATTCATACAAGTGATAATTACGACTTCACTTCTGGTTACCGGTTGCTTGCAGTAACAGAG AATAAGACCACAGAGCAGCGGATAGATCATTGGTTTCCACAAATGATGTGTCAGCAGGTAACAGCTGCAAAAGAATCCTGTTTCTCTACTCCTGATCATTATGTTGTGTACAATGTTTCACTGTGTGGTAGAGATGAAGTATTCCTCTCAAGATCACACGTACACAAGGGGTTGATTGAGAGAGAAGGACTGTGTGTACATGACAACCCACCCACTCAACCATCTTACTTGTTCTATTGCACCGAATCGGAAAAGATAACATTATCTTTTAATATGTTACCTGTGTTAAATGTGTACATTGCAATGAAGGCACTTTTGTTACTACATAGGAAAGTCAATCGTTCTAATGAACCTGCAAAGCAACCTTTGTATTAA